One window from the genome of Dioscorea cayenensis subsp. rotundata cultivar TDr96_F1 unplaced genomic scaffold, TDr96_F1_v2_PseudoChromosome.rev07_lg8_w22 25.fasta BLBR01001910.1, whole genome shotgun sequence encodes:
- the LOC120257149 gene encoding probable carboxylesterase 2: MALRARENSIEGMVLIHPGFWGSTVVGLESTDQKLRDLMKSFWSLVCPHSKGVDDPFLNPVADGAPSLSGLACKRVLVCVAEMDFLKERGRVYYEKLRENIDWNGEVELFETQGEEHVFHLLKPNCENAFTLMNRLVSFFNVCLN, encoded by the coding sequence ATGGCTCTGCGTGCCAGAGAGAACTCAATTGAAGGGATGGTGTTGATTCATCCTGGATTTTGGGGATCAACAGTGGTGGGATTGGAGAGTACTGATCAGAAGTTGAGGGATTTGATGAAATCATTTTGGAGTTTAGTGTGCCCACACTCTAAAGGCGTCGATGATCCGTTTCTTAACCCTGTGGCAGATGGTGCACCGAGCTTGTCTGGATTGGCTTGCAAGCGTGTGCTTGTTTGTGTTGCAGAGATGGACTTTCTCAAGGAAAGAGGGAGAGTTTATTATGAGAAGTTGAGGGAAAATATAGATTGGAATGGAGAAGTAGAGCTCTTTGAGACTCAAGGGGAGGAACATGTGTTTCATCTCTTGAAGCCTAATTGTGAGAATGCTTTCACTCTTATGAATCGTTTGGTCTCTTTCTTCAATGTTTGCctcaattaa
- the LOC120257150 gene encoding tuliposide A-converting enzyme b1, amyloplastic-like, with protein MDSMSKLQLKYASPVIRVYEDGHVERLKGTDREPPDIIIETISGVSVRLYLPEEITSQPTKKLPILIYYHGGGFCTKSVSSPTYHNYLNSLAFHAKVLGVSVEYRLAPEFPLPTAFNDSWTALQWVLSHVNGGDEQ; from the exons ATGGACTCCATGAGCAAACTCCAGCTCAAATATGCTTCTCCTGTAATCCGTGTTTATGAGGATGGCCATGTCGAACGTCTCAAGGGCACTGACAGGGAGCCACCAG ACATCATCATTGAAACAATCTCCGGAGTCTCTGTACGTCTCTATCTCCCTGAAGAAATAACATCACAACCTACCAAGAAACTTCCCATACTTATCTACTATCATGGCGGCGGCTTCTGCACCAAAAGCGTCTCTTCTCCGACTTACCACAATTATCTCAACTCTCTTGCTTTCCATGCAAAAGTTCTTGGAGTGTCAGTGGAGTATAGACTTGCACCAGAGTTTCCTCTCCCTACTGCTTTCAATGATTCATGGACAGCTCTTCAATGGGTGTTATCTCATGTTAACGGTGGCGACGAGCAATGA